Proteins encoded by one window of Lutibacter sp. A64:
- a CDS encoding PepSY-like domain-containing protein, translated as MKILKISIIALFTTFFACNSDDDNEVKLSTTEIPVTITDFVETHFASNTINNVYKDIDTNETTYEVHLSNNLELEFNSNFEILSIDGASKLPDTVIPESILNYITTNYPNNFITDWELETNYQQIELDNNVELDFTLEGDFIKIDNDKNKDEIVLNETEFPTSLKDYISTYFPSNDIISVIKDTDDNLITYEVYLKNNLELEFNNDFEIISIDGTSKLPDTVIPESILTYITANYPNNFITDWELETNYQEVELDNNVELDFTLEGDFIKIDKN; from the coding sequence ATGAAAATCTTAAAAATATCAATTATAGCCCTTTTTACAACTTTTTTTGCTTGTAACTCTGATGATGATAACGAAGTAAAATTATCTACTACCGAAATTCCGGTTACAATTACAGACTTTGTAGAAACACACTTTGCTTCTAACACAATTAATAACGTTTATAAAGATATTGATACAAATGAAACTACATATGAAGTACATTTAAGTAATAATTTAGAATTAGAATTTAATAGTAACTTCGAAATTTTAAGTATTGATGGAGCTTCTAAATTACCAGATACAGTTATTCCAGAATCTATATTGAATTATATTACAACTAATTATCCTAATAATTTTATTACCGATTGGGAACTTGAAACTAATTATCAACAAATTGAATTAGACAATAATGTAGAATTAGATTTTACGCTTGAAGGTGATTTTATAAAAATTGATAACGACAAGAACAAAGATGAAATAGTTTTAAATGAAACTGAATTTCCAACCAGTTTAAAAGATTATATTTCAACTTATTTCCCTTCAAATGACATTATTTCGGTTATAAAAGATACGGATGATAATCTAATAACTTATGAAGTATATTTAAAAAATAATTTAGAATTAGAGTTTAATAATGATTTTGAAATTATAAGTATTGATGGAACATCTAAATTACCAGATACTGTTATTCCAGAATCAATATTAACTTATATTACTGCAAATTATCCTAATAATTTTATAACTGACTGGGAACTTGAAACTAATTACCAAGAAGTTGAATTAGACAATAATGTAGAATTAGATTTTACGCTTGAAGGAGACTTTATAAAAATTGATAAGAATTAG
- the aroQ gene encoding type II 3-dehydroquinate dehydratase — translation MKILILNGPNLNLLGKREPEIYGSLTFESYFKSLKNNFPTVDLHYFQSNIEGELIDKLHEVGFSFDGVILNAGAYTHTSVAIGDAIKGIETSVIEVHISNVHSREDFRHISFIAPNAKGVIAGFGLKSYDLAIQSFL, via the coding sequence ATGAAAATATTAATTTTAAATGGTCCAAACCTAAATTTATTAGGAAAACGTGAGCCAGAAATTTATGGAAGTTTAACTTTTGAATCCTATTTTAAAAGTTTAAAAAATAATTTTCCAACAGTTGATTTACATTATTTCCAAAGTAATATTGAAGGTGAATTAATCGATAAATTACACGAAGTAGGTTTTAGTTTTGACGGTGTTATTTTAAATGCAGGTGCTTACACACACACTTCTGTTGCAATAGGCGACGCCATAAAAGGTATAGAAACTTCTGTTATTGAAGTGCATATTTCAAATGTACATTCTAGAGAAGATTTTAGACATATTTCGTTTATAGCGCCAAACGCAAAAGGTGTAATTGCTGGTTTTGGTTTAAAAAGTTATGATTTGGCAATACAGAGTTTTTTATAA
- a CDS encoding PepSY-like domain-containing protein, which yields MKSKIFFLAIALCMSSTIITAQDIRQDEVPSLILNNFKKKFPKAKDIEWEYKKNNYNVEFEIGLFSEFEAWYDKSGKLIKYSEEISERKLPKVIKKNIKKNYTTYKIDDIEKVTENKQVIYHIELEKGNDEIDLKYLENGKLI from the coding sequence ATGAAATCAAAAATATTTTTTTTAGCAATTGCACTATGCATGAGTTCAACAATAATAACAGCTCAAGACATACGCCAAGATGAAGTTCCATCATTAATACTCAATAATTTTAAAAAGAAATTTCCAAAAGCAAAAGACATTGAGTGGGAATACAAAAAGAACAATTATAATGTTGAATTTGAAATTGGACTCTTTTCAGAATTTGAAGCTTGGTATGATAAATCTGGAAAATTAATTAAATATTCTGAAGAAATATCAGAAAGAAAATTACCAAAAGTTATAAAAAAAAATATCAAAAAAAATTATACAACTTATAAAATAGATGATATAGAAAAAGTAACTGAAAATAAACAAGTTATTTACCATATAGAATTAGAAAAAGGTAATGATGAAATAGACTTGAAATATTTAGAAAACGGAAAACTAATTTAA
- a CDS encoding porin family protein → MKTYSLSIFILIFILNFNFGKAQSLNEFGLKAGINFVDIRNKLSDDGVTHVNKNGFYLGAFMEFRRSVNFSIQPEIYYSSNKNRKDENIGLLHIPILLKYKLGNRFELYGGPESQFLLSVYGIDINKDKSYKKFILSAIAGVGFIISNEFAIDARYNLAVSNYIDSGNHQNTKLNFIQIGLTYKFDN, encoded by the coding sequence ATGAAAACTTATAGTTTAAGTATTTTTATTTTAATTTTTATTCTGAATTTTAATTTTGGAAAAGCACAAAGTTTAAATGAATTCGGATTAAAAGCAGGAATTAATTTTGTTGATATTAGGAATAAGCTTAGCGATGATGGTGTAACTCATGTAAATAAAAATGGGTTTTATTTAGGTGCTTTTATGGAATTTAGAAGAAGTGTAAACTTTTCTATTCAACCAGAAATCTACTATTCTTCAAACAAAAATAGAAAAGATGAAAATATTGGATTACTACACATCCCAATACTTTTAAAATATAAATTAGGAAATAGATTTGAACTCTATGGAGGTCCAGAGTCTCAGTTTTTATTGTCGGTATATGGAATTGATATTAATAAAGATAAATCATATAAAAAGTTTATTTTATCCGCAATTGCAGGTGTTGGTTTTATAATTTCAAATGAATTTGCAATTGATGCACGTTATAATTTAGCAGTTTCTAATTATATTGATAGTGGCAATCATCAGAACACTAAATTAAATTTTATACAAATAGGTTTGACTTATAAATTTGATAATTAA
- a CDS encoding trans-sulfuration enzyme family protein: MKPKFETLAIKSTENNFSEVKSVSVPIYLSSTYKRNTDGSYNNNFVYSRNDNPNRQIIEKSIAKLENATYGFAFSSGMAAVSTILQSLKTGDHVLLPDDIYFTIKNLFKEVFTSWGLSYNQIDMSNLETIKSAIKSNTALIWVETPSNPQLKLSDIKAISEVAHKNNALCVVDNTWLTPVFQTPLNLGADIVIHSTTKYFGGHSDVLGGTVVLNDEKIASKIKAIQQLNGAVPSPFDCWLIGRGIQTLHLRISKQSENAFKLATFLEEHPKIEQVNYPGLKSHPQYKLALKQQNNGFGAMLSVLIKGSKEHAFKVSTKLNYFTSATSLGGVESLVEHRKSVEGPNSSTPSNLIRISVGIEHIDDLIADWEQALN, translated from the coding sequence ATGAAACCAAAATTTGAAACTTTAGCTATTAAAAGTACAGAGAACAATTTTTCAGAAGTTAAATCAGTTAGCGTACCTATTTATTTATCAAGCACTTATAAAAGAAATACAGATGGTTCTTATAATAATAATTTTGTGTATTCTAGAAATGATAATCCAAATAGACAAATTATTGAAAAAAGTATTGCTAAATTAGAAAATGCAACTTATGGATTCGCTTTTTCATCAGGAATGGCAGCTGTTAGCACTATTTTACAAAGTTTAAAAACAGGTGATCATGTATTATTACCCGATGATATTTATTTTACAATAAAGAATTTATTTAAAGAAGTTTTTACATCTTGGGGTTTAAGTTACAATCAAATTGATATGAGTAATTTAGAAACCATTAAAAGTGCAATTAAATCAAATACTGCCTTAATTTGGGTTGAAACGCCTTCTAATCCACAATTAAAATTAAGTGATATAAAAGCAATTTCAGAAGTTGCACATAAAAATAACGCTTTATGTGTTGTAGATAACACTTGGTTAACTCCCGTTTTTCAAACTCCTTTAAATTTAGGGGCAGATATTGTAATTCATTCTACAACAAAATATTTTGGAGGACATAGTGATGTTTTAGGTGGTACCGTTGTTTTAAATGATGAAAAAATTGCCTCTAAAATAAAAGCAATTCAACAATTAAATGGAGCTGTACCTTCTCCTTTCGATTGTTGGCTTATTGGTAGAGGAATACAAACATTACATTTAAGAATTTCTAAACAAAGTGAAAATGCATTTAAATTAGCTACCTTTTTAGAAGAACACCCAAAAATTGAACAGGTAAATTACCCTGGTTTAAAAAGTCATCCACAATATAAATTAGCATTAAAACAACAAAATAACGGTTTTGGAGCAATGCTTTCTGTTTTAATAAAAGGTTCTAAAGAACATGCGTTTAAAGTTTCAACAAAATTAAATTATTTTACTTCAGCAACAAGTCTTGGTGGTGTTGAAAGTCTTGTAGAGCATAGAAAATCTGTTGAAGGCCCTAATAGTTCAACACCTAGCAATTTAATTAGAATTTCTGTTGGAATAGAGCATATAGACGATTTAATAGCTGATTGGGAACAAGCATTAAACTAA
- a CDS encoding response regulator transcription factor, which yields MKILIIEDELELCKTLATSLQKELYLVEIANNYNDAFEKISMYEYDCILLDIMLPDGSGLDLLTELKNLGKSENVIIISAKNSIDDKVNGLSLGADDYLTKPFHIAELNARIKAVFRRKNLNGKNTIELKNIVLNLDERTLLINSKNIHLNRKEFDILKYFLSNKNRLITKTALAEYVWGDHIDQVDNFDFIYYQIKNLRKKLQEAEALIEIESVYGVGYKLIEK from the coding sequence ATGAAAATTTTAATAATTGAAGATGAACTAGAGTTGTGTAAAACATTAGCTACTTCGCTTCAAAAAGAATTGTATTTAGTAGAAATTGCAAATAATTATAATGATGCATTTGAAAAAATTTCAATGTATGAATACGATTGTATTTTATTAGATATTATGTTACCTGATGGTAGCGGATTAGACCTACTAACTGAACTTAAAAACCTTGGTAAATCTGAAAATGTTATTATTATTTCAGCTAAAAATTCAATCGATGATAAGGTAAATGGATTGTCTCTTGGCGCAGATGATTATTTAACCAAACCGTTTCATATTGCAGAATTAAATGCGCGTATTAAGGCTGTTTTTAGAAGAAAAAACTTAAACGGTAAAAACACTATTGAACTTAAAAACATTGTTTTAAATCTTGATGAAAGAACGCTCTTAATCAACAGCAAAAATATACATTTAAACAGAAAGGAATTTGATATTTTAAAATATTTTCTATCAAATAAAAACCGTTTAATAACAAAAACAGCTTTAGCAGAATATGTTTGGGGAGACCATATAGATCAGGTTGATAATTTTGATTTTATCTACTATCAAATTAAAAATCTTAGAAAAAAATTACAAGAAGCAGAAGCGCTTATTGAAATAGAATCGGTTTATGGTGTTGGATATAAACTTATAGAAAAATGA
- a CDS encoding cell division protein ZapA, translated as MAESLKIKVTVAGRVYPLKVKNANEEEGMRKAATKINDLVSNFEKNYAVSDKQDVLAMCALQFASLIEIKAINKEEDLTEAIKKISKLNVLLDEHLNK; from the coding sequence ATGGCAGAATCATTAAAAATTAAAGTAACAGTTGCAGGAAGAGTATATCCTCTTAAGGTAAAAAACGCAAATGAAGAAGAAGGTATGCGTAAGGCAGCAACTAAAATTAATGATTTGGTAAGTAATTTTGAAAAAAATTACGCAGTTAGTGATAAACAAGATGTTTTAGCAATGTGTGCTTTACAATTTGCGTCATTAATTGAAATAAAAGCTATTAATAAAGAGGAAGATTTAACAGAAGCAATAAAAAAAATAAGTAAACTAAATGTTTTGTTAGACGAACATTTAAATAAATAA
- the xerD gene encoding site-specific tyrosine recombinase XerD, with product MKWNSALTDYITYLKIEKGLAKNSIESYARDVKKLILFLEKNELIYTPINIHEDCIQEFIYTTAKTINARSQARLISGIRNFFDYLIFEDYRKDNPTDLIETPKIGLKLPDTLSIEDIDKLINAIDLSEPQGERNRTIIETLYSCGLRVSELVDLQLSDLFFEEGFIRVLGKGNKQRFVPINTQTQKYITNYINDIRVHIDVKKGFEDTVFLNRRGKKLTRVMIFTIVKNLAIKIGLKKKISPHTFRHSFATHLLERGADLRAIQQMLGHESITTTEIYMHLDRSFLKEVVNTFHPRK from the coding sequence ATGAAATGGAATAGCGCATTAACAGACTATATAACCTATTTAAAAATTGAAAAAGGGTTAGCAAAAAACTCTATAGAAAGTTATGCTCGTGATGTAAAAAAATTAATCTTATTCTTAGAAAAAAACGAGCTTATTTATACACCTATAAATATTCATGAAGATTGTATTCAAGAGTTTATTTATACAACTGCAAAGACGATAAATGCACGCTCACAAGCTCGATTAATCTCTGGAATACGTAACTTTTTTGATTATTTAATTTTTGAAGATTATAGAAAAGACAATCCTACAGATTTAATTGAAACACCTAAAATTGGCTTAAAATTACCCGATACTTTATCTATAGAAGATATTGACAAATTAATTAACGCTATTGATTTAAGTGAACCTCAAGGCGAACGCAATAGAACTATAATTGAAACACTGTATAGTTGTGGATTAAGGGTTTCTGAATTAGTTGATTTACAGCTTTCAGATTTATTTTTTGAAGAAGGTTTTATTCGAGTTTTAGGAAAAGGTAACAAGCAACGTTTTGTTCCAATAAATACACAAACTCAAAAATATATTACTAATTATATTAACGATATTAGAGTACATATAGATGTTAAAAAAGGCTTTGAAGATACCGTATTTTTAAACAGAAGAGGTAAAAAATTAACACGTGTAATGATTTTTACCATTGTTAAAAATTTAGCCATTAAAATAGGTTTAAAAAAGAAAATAAGCCCGCATACTTTTAGACATTCTTTTGCCACTCACCTATTAGAACGCGGAGCTGATTTAAGAGCTATTCAACAAATGTTAGGACACGAAAGTATAACTACTACAGAAATTTATATGCATTTAGATAGAAGCTTTTTAAAAGAAGTTGTTAATACATTTCATCCACGAAAATAG
- the rny gene encoding ribonuclease Y has protein sequence MVENIVSIIIGIAIGLAIGYVIAKSLEKKKATKILRNTKKEATSIIREAQIEAAAIKKDKILQAKEKFIELKSEHEKVIIGRDKKIAETEKRVRDKESQVSQELDKNKKLNIEVKSKIEDYNKKINFLERRTEEVEKLHRKQVENLEVISGLSAEDAKKELVSSLKDQAKSDAMAHIQDTIEEAKLTAQQEARKVILNTIQRVGVEQTVENCVSVFNIESDDVKGRIIGREGRNIRAIEAATGVEIIVDDTPEAIILSCFDPVRREIARLSLHKLVTDGRIHPARIEEIVKKTEKQLQQEIIEVGKRTVIDLGIHGLHPELIKTIGRMKYRSSYGQNLLQHSREVANLCGLMAAELGLNAKLAKRAGLLHDIGKVPETESDLPHALLGMEWAQKYNENPEICNAIGAHHDEIEMKSLIAPIVQVCDAISGARPGARRQVLDSYIQRLKDLEDIAFGFNGVQKAYAIQAGRELRVIVESEKVNDAKAAELSFTISQKIQNDMTYPGQVRVTVIRETRAVNIAK, from the coding sequence ATGGTAGAAAATATAGTGTCAATTATTATTGGCATAGCAATAGGATTAGCAATAGGTTATGTAATTGCTAAATCACTTGAAAAAAAGAAAGCAACTAAAATTTTAAGAAACACAAAAAAAGAAGCAACTTCTATAATTAGAGAAGCTCAAATAGAAGCAGCTGCTATTAAAAAAGATAAAATTCTTCAAGCAAAAGAGAAATTTATTGAATTAAAATCTGAACACGAAAAAGTAATTATTGGCCGTGATAAAAAAATAGCAGAAACCGAAAAAAGAGTAAGAGATAAAGAATCTCAAGTTTCTCAAGAACTCGATAAAAACAAAAAATTAAATATTGAAGTAAAATCTAAAATAGAAGATTATAATAAAAAAATTAATTTCTTAGAACGCAGAACAGAAGAAGTAGAAAAACTGCATAGAAAACAAGTAGAAAATTTAGAAGTAATATCAGGTTTATCAGCTGAAGATGCTAAAAAAGAATTAGTTAGTTCTTTAAAAGATCAAGCTAAATCTGATGCAATGGCACATATTCAAGACACGATTGAAGAAGCTAAATTAACAGCACAACAAGAAGCTAGAAAAGTTATTTTAAACACAATTCAACGCGTTGGAGTAGAACAAACAGTTGAAAATTGTGTTTCTGTTTTTAATATAGAATCTGATGATGTAAAAGGTAGAATTATTGGTAGAGAAGGTAGAAATATTAGAGCAATTGAAGCTGCAACAGGAGTAGAAATAATTGTTGATGATACTCCAGAAGCAATAATACTATCGTGTTTTGATCCAGTACGTAGAGAAATTGCACGTTTATCATTACATAAATTAGTTACAGATGGAAGAATTCATCCAGCACGTATAGAAGAAATTGTAAAGAAAACAGAAAAACAACTTCAACAAGAAATTATAGAAGTTGGTAAGCGTACGGTTATAGATTTAGGAATACATGGTTTACATCCAGAACTTATTAAAACTATTGGTAGAATGAAATATCGTTCTTCTTACGGTCAAAATTTATTGCAACACTCGCGTGAGGTTGCAAACCTTTGTGGCTTAATGGCTGCAGAACTTGGCTTAAATGCTAAATTGGCTAAAAGAGCTGGTTTATTACACGATATAGGTAAAGTGCCAGAAACTGAAAGTGATTTACCACATGCTTTATTAGGTATGGAGTGGGCTCAAAAATATAATGAAAACCCAGAAATTTGTAATGCTATTGGAGCACACCACGATGAAATTGAAATGAAATCGTTAATTGCACCAATTGTACAAGTTTGTGATGCTATTTCAGGGGCAAGGCCAGGTGCTCGTCGTCAGGTTTTAGATTCGTATATTCAACGTTTAAAAGATTTAGAAGATATTGCCTTTGGCTTTAATGGAGTTCAAAAAGCGTATGCTATACAGGCTGGTAGAGAATTACGTGTTATTGTAGAAAGTGAAAAAGTTAATGATGCTAAAGCCGCTGAATTGTCTTTTACAATTTCACAAAAAATTCAAAATGATATGACATATCCAGGTCAAGTTAGGGTAACTGTTATTAGAGAAACAAGAGCAGTAAATATTGCTAAATAG
- a CDS encoding type IX secretion system histidine kinase PorY, giving the protein MKLLNRSLLYLSVTFLIIIGVWSVIFYFNLKNEIRDSIDDGLDNNRILIIKKLEQDTSLLSQNEFGGNNFEIHPTSKQIALEFKDIYKDTLMYRINEDDLEPVRILHSAFKHKNTYYHLKVISSLVEEDDLIEDSFWSVVWLFIILIATIFIINNVILRKVWNPFYDILNLLKAYRLDKNEDLINVKTKTKEFIELQNASNTLIKHSKDVFSSQKQFTENASHELQTPLAIITNKLELLLESEDLTTSNAQTIADVIDSTQKLTQLNKSLLLLAKIENKQFANTTVLSVNDTAKEFISNFQDFITFKEITIEFVEKAILTVNIDASLLEILITNLIKNAVFHNSNKGKITLVFSEETFSIYNIGSSTALNTKTIFNRFQKEASSTKSTGIGLAVCKAICKLYTTPITYSFIKNQHCFTINFKNIIAEN; this is encoded by the coding sequence ATGAAACTTCTAAACCGTTCTTTATTATACCTTTCAGTTACCTTTTTAATTATTATTGGTGTATGGTCTGTTATCTTTTATTTCAATTTAAAAAATGAAATTAGAGACAGTATAGATGATGGTTTAGATAATAATAGAATTTTAATTATAAAAAAATTAGAGCAAGACACCTCGCTCCTATCACAAAATGAATTTGGTGGAAATAACTTTGAAATTCATCCAACTTCAAAACAAATTGCATTAGAATTTAAAGATATTTATAAAGATACGTTAATGTATCGCATTAATGAAGACGACCTTGAACCAGTACGTATTCTACATTCTGCTTTTAAGCATAAAAACACTTATTATCACCTAAAAGTTATTTCTTCATTAGTAGAAGAAGACGATTTAATTGAAGATTCTTTTTGGAGTGTTGTGTGGTTATTCATAATTTTAATAGCAACTATATTTATTATTAATAACGTTATATTACGTAAAGTTTGGAATCCTTTTTACGATATTTTAAACTTACTAAAAGCTTATAGATTAGATAAAAATGAAGATTTAATAAACGTAAAAACTAAAACCAAAGAATTTATAGAGTTACAAAATGCCTCAAATACGTTAATCAAGCACTCTAAAGATGTATTTTCTTCTCAAAAGCAATTTACTGAAAATGCCTCACATGAATTACAAACACCATTGGCTATTATTACCAATAAATTAGAACTTTTGTTAGAATCTGAAGACCTAACAACATCAAATGCACAAACTATTGCAGATGTAATTGATAGTACACAAAAATTAACACAACTTAATAAATCGCTATTACTTTTAGCTAAAATTGAAAATAAACAATTTGCTAATACAACAGTGCTTTCCGTAAACGATACAGCAAAAGAATTTATTTCTAATTTTCAAGATTTTATAACATTTAAAGAAATTACAATTGAGTTTGTAGAAAAAGCAATATTAACAGTAAATATAGATGCATCTTTATTAGAAATTCTAATTACCAATCTAATAAAAAATGCAGTTTTTCATAACAGCAATAAAGGAAAAATAACTTTAGTTTTTTCAGAAGAAACATTTTCTATTTATAATATAGGAAGTTCAACTGCATTAAATACCAAAACTATTTTCAATAGATTTCAAAAGGAAGCTTCAAGTACCAAAAGTACAGGTATTGGATTGGCAGTTTGTAAAGCAATTTGCAAGTTATACACTACTCCAATCACCTATTCATTTATTAAAAATCAACATTGCTTTACCATTAATTTTAAAAATATTATTGCTGAAAATTAG
- a CDS encoding M23 family metallopeptidase: MNVKKAILILFLCTYVISFSQGNANTGKNYPTDYFSNPLKVPLILSGTFGELRSNHFHAGLDLKTLGKEGLDVVAPADGYVSRIKVSHWGYGKALYITHPNGYTTVYGHLKKFNAKIEAYVKKQQYNKESFEIHLFPSASTLPVSKNEIIAYSGNTGGSGGPHLHFEIRDTNTAKPINPMLFGIKVNDSKKPRVNTLIGYSLSENSHINSISKPTQITLVPQKNGDLLANKIKAFGSIGFGINAYDQLDGAYNKNGLYSLSLLVNGKLAHQFNADSFSFAESKYINLLIDYERYSNLKQRIQKCFIEPANKLSVYKKINNKGYLSIEDGMDYTVEIIAKDFKGNSQKIIIPITGSNERILVKETINTTPYKIKHNIFNVFKKDGITVAFPKNTFYNDFYLNFEVQKDSLVKVHTPTVPLNKNYTLTFDVSKYTESQKKLMYIASIDARGRSNYQTTVKKSTTFYTSTKNLGKFTLLTDNKKPNIYIDNFKNEQWISNHKELKIKITDNESGIKSYRGEIDGEWILLEYEPKTDVLTYNLSDKKFTTAKHNLKITVTDNVGNTNILNTTFFRKI, from the coding sequence ATGAATGTGAAAAAAGCTATTTTAATACTATTTTTATGTACCTACGTTATAAGTTTTAGCCAAGGTAACGCAAATACCGGTAAAAATTACCCTACAGACTATTTTAGCAATCCTCTAAAAGTTCCTTTAATTTTATCTGGTACTTTTGGAGAACTTAGAAGTAATCATTTCCACGCTGGATTGGATCTTAAAACATTAGGAAAAGAAGGTTTAGATGTTGTTGCACCTGCTGATGGTTATGTTTCTAGAATTAAAGTTTCTCATTGGGGATATGGTAAAGCATTGTATATTACACACCCTAATGGCTATACAACTGTATACGGACATTTAAAAAAGTTTAATGCTAAAATTGAAGCTTACGTAAAAAAACAACAATATAATAAAGAGAGTTTTGAAATACATTTATTTCCATCTGCTAGTACTTTACCCGTTTCAAAAAATGAAATTATAGCATATTCTGGGAATACTGGTGGTTCTGGAGGTCCACATTTACATTTTGAAATTAGAGATACTAATACAGCAAAACCAATTAACCCAATGTTATTTGGAATAAAGGTTAACGATTCTAAAAAACCTCGAGTTAATACTTTAATCGGGTATTCTTTAAGTGAAAATTCTCATATTAATTCCATTTCTAAACCAACACAAATCACTTTAGTTCCTCAAAAAAATGGAGATTTACTTGCTAATAAAATTAAAGCTTTTGGCTCAATTGGATTTGGTATTAATGCTTACGATCAACTAGATGGTGCATACAATAAAAATGGTTTGTATAGTTTATCGCTATTAGTTAATGGTAAATTAGCACACCAATTTAATGCAGACTCCTTTTCGTTTGCAGAAAGTAAATACATTAATTTATTAATTGATTATGAAAGATATTCAAATTTAAAACAACGCATTCAAAAATGTTTTATTGAACCTGCTAACAAATTAAGTGTCTATAAAAAAATCAATAATAAAGGTTATTTATCTATTGAAGATGGAATGGATTATACTGTTGAAATTATTGCAAAAGATTTTAAAGGTAATAGTCAAAAAATTATAATTCCAATTACTGGAAGTAACGAGCGTATTTTAGTAAAAGAAACAATAAATACAACGCCTTATAAAATTAAACATAACATTTTTAATGTTTTTAAAAAGGATGGAATTACAGTAGCATTTCCTAAAAATACTTTTTACAACGACTTCTATTTAAATTTTGAAGTTCAGAAAGATTCTTTGGTTAAAGTACATACTCCAACTGTTCCTTTAAATAAAAATTACACTTTAACTTTTGATGTTTCAAAGTACACCGAAAGTCAAAAAAAATTAATGTATATAGCTTCTATAGATGCTAGAGGAAGATCTAATTATCAAACTACAGTTAAAAAAAGCACTACATTTTATACTTCTACAAAAAATTTAGGTAAGTTTACATTATTAACTGATAATAAGAAACCTAACATCTATATAGATAATTTTAAAAATGAACAATGGATAAGTAATCATAAAGAATTAAAGATAAAAATTACAGATAATGAATCTGGTATAAAATCATATAGAGGAGAAATTGACGGCGAATGGATTTTATTAGAATACGAACCAAAAACAGACGTATTAACTTATAATTTAAGCGATAAAAAATTTACAACAGCCAAACACAATCTTAAAATTACAGTAACAGATAATGTTGGAAACACCAATATATTAAACACTACATTTTTTAGAAAAATATAA